A single genomic interval of Candidatus Methylomirabilota bacterium harbors:
- a CDS encoding phosphate ABC transporter substrate-binding protein PstS family protein, which produces MTVALVAIALGAGNAGAEVKVDPALPPYKAVAGVSGNLSSIGSDTLNNLMTLWAETFNKFYPNVKIQIEGKGSSTAPPALIAGTAQLGPMSRPMKGTEIDQFEKKYGYKPAPIRTAVDALAVFVNKDNPIKCLTIPQVDAIFSKSRRQGYREDIRTWSQLGLTGEWASRPLSLYGRNSASGTYGFFKEHALKNGDYKDEVKEQPGSASVVQGATVDRYAIGYSGIGYATAGVRAVPLATTEKDKCHEAVMDEAYSGNYPLARFLYVYVNKAPGKPLDPLTREFVKLVLSREGQEVVVKDGYFPIPAAIAKEELNKVQ; this is translated from the coding sequence ATGACGGTCGCGCTGGTGGCCATCGCGCTGGGCGCGGGGAACGCCGGGGCTGAGGTCAAGGTCGATCCCGCGTTGCCCCCGTACAAGGCGGTCGCGGGCGTGAGTGGCAACCTCTCCAGCATCGGCTCGGACACCCTCAACAACCTCATGACGCTTTGGGCCGAGACCTTCAACAAGTTCTATCCGAACGTGAAGATCCAGATCGAGGGCAAGGGCTCGTCCACTGCGCCTCCCGCCCTGATCGCCGGCACCGCCCAGCTCGGCCCGATGTCGCGGCCGATGAAGGGCACGGAGATCGACCAGTTCGAGAAGAAGTACGGTTACAAGCCGGCGCCCATCCGGACGGCGGTCGACGCGCTGGCGGTGTTCGTCAACAAGGACAATCCGATCAAGTGCCTGACTATCCCCCAGGTCGACGCGATCTTCTCCAAGTCGCGCCGCCAGGGCTACCGGGAGGACATCAGGACGTGGAGCCAGCTCGGCCTCACCGGCGAGTGGGCCAGCCGGCCTCTCAGCCTCTACGGCCGCAACTCTGCCTCGGGCACCTACGGCTTCTTCAAGGAGCACGCGTTGAAGAACGGCGACTACAAGGACGAGGTGAAGGAGCAGCCCGGATCCGCCTCGGTCGTCCAGGGCGCCACGGTCGATCGGTACGCGATCGGCTACAGCGGCATCGGCTACGCCACCGCCGGCGTCCGTGCCGTCCCGCTCGCCACGACGGAGAAGGACAAGTGCCACGAGGCCGTCATGGACGAGGCGTACTCGGGGAACTACCCACTCGCGCGGTTCCTGTACGTCTACGTGAACAAGGCGCCGGGGAAGCCGCTCGACCCGCTCACCCGGGAGTTCGTGAAGCTGGTCCTGTCCAGAGAGGGCCAGGAGGTCGTCGTGAAGGACGGGTACTTCCCGATCCCGGCGGCCATCGCCAAGGAAGAGCTGAACAAGGTGCAGTAG
- a CDS encoding alkaline phosphatase PhoX, producing the protein MTTRDAHLGLSRRAFLGRSALFTGGTVLSLTALGRLSARSALAASGRDMRGRGYGPLTPVGPSNTADIAAAGFPDLATFPILALPHGFHYRAFSIIGNPLADGNPVPVNHDGMAAFAHPTDRHVVRLIRNQEDRAAPGQGSVGGPAETRYDPLGGGGNVTLDYDERRHRLVQDYISLNGTIVNCAGGIGFGFRGWLTCEETTEGPPRWGQPHGYAFEVPLNVEPGELRLRRKFLAAKVQGPGIDSVRGIGYRFREGGQRAS; encoded by the coding sequence ATGACGACGCGCGACGCACACCTCGGTCTCAGCCGGCGCGCCTTCCTCGGTCGCTCGGCCCTGTTCACCGGCGGCACTGTTCTGAGCCTCACCGCCCTGGGTCGTCTGAGTGCCCGGTCGGCGCTGGCCGCCAGCGGGCGCGACATGCGTGGACGCGGGTACGGCCCGCTGACGCCGGTCGGGCCCAGTAACACGGCCGACATCGCGGCGGCCGGCTTTCCGGACCTCGCCACGTTTCCGATCCTGGCCCTGCCCCACGGATTCCACTACCGGGCGTTCAGCATCATCGGGAACCCCCTCGCCGACGGCAACCCGGTCCCCGTCAACCACGACGGCATGGCGGCCTTCGCCCATCCCACCGACCGGCACGTCGTCCGTCTGATCCGCAACCAGGAAGATCGGGCAGCGCCCGGCCAGGGCTCCGTCGGCGGCCCGGCCGAAACGCGCTACGACCCCCTCGGCGGCGGCGGCAACGTGACGCTCGACTACGATGAGCGCCGGCACCGGCTCGTCCAGGACTACATCAGCTTGAACGGGACCATCGTCAACTGCGCCGGCGGGATCGGCTTCGGCTTCCGCGGTTGGCTCACCTGCGAGGAGACGACGGAGGGTCCGCCCCGTTGGGGTCAACCGCACGGCTACGCCTTCGAGGTCCCGCTGAACGTCGAGCCGGGCGAATTGCGGCTGCGTCGGAAGTTCCTGGCGGCCAAAGTCCAGGGCCCTGGCATTGACAGCGTCCGGGGCATCGGATACCGCTTCCGCGAAGGCGGCCAGCGCGCGTCGTAA